CAGCAGCTCGAACAGCAGCGCCATGGGCGTGCGGGAGTACAGGGTGCCGCCGACGGCGATGTGGTCGCCGTCGCGGACCAGCCGCACGGCGGCCTCGGCGGGCACCAGCTTGTCGGCAGGCGGGCTCGGCTTGCCTGCCAGCGCCTCGCGGAGCTGCCTGGCCGGAGTGCCGTCCATCAGGTCCGCTCCTCCACGCCCGCGGCCTGGCGGCGCTCGGCCAACCGGCCCGGCTGGAGCGCGGGCAGGACCTCGGCGGCGACGCGCTCGACCTGCTCGAGCGCGTAGTCGCAGGGCACGAACACGATGTGGCGCTCGCCGGCCGCCACGTGCTCGGCGAGCTGCTCGGCGCACTGCCCGGGCGTGCCGCGGATGGCGCTGTCGGGCGTGGACTCACTCCACTCGGCGACGTCGAAGTACGCACCGACGAACGCCCGTATGCGGCGGTCGGCGTCCTCGAAGGAGGACGAGACGCAGATCGGCAGCTGGGCGACGTTCGTGAGCGAGTCGGGGTCGCGGCCTGCCTCGGCGGCGTGGTCGCGGATCCTCGCCCAGGCCGAGCGGAAGCTCTGTGTGGTGTAGAAGTACGTCAGCCAGCCGTCGCCCATGGTCGCGACCCGCCGCAGGACCCGGTCGACGTAGCCGCCGATGAGCACCTGCGGGCGCGGCTGGCTGGCCGGCCGCGGCAGCATCACCACCCCCCGCAGGTCGAGATCGTCCCAGACGCCCCTGACCTCGGGCTCCCGCCACAGCCGGTCGAGAATTTCGAGATTTCGCTCGAACAGCCGGCCACGCGCCCGGAAGGGGATGCCGCAGGCCTGGAACTCCCGCTCGTACCAGCCTGCGGCCACGCCCAGGGAGAGCCGGCCCCCGGAGAGCAGGTCCACCGTGGCGGCGACCTTGGCGAGGACCACCGGGTTGCGCAACGGCAGCACCAGCACGCCCGTGCCCAGGGTCACCGTCGAGGTTCGGGTGGCCAGCGCCGCCAGGGTGGACATCGACTCGAGGAACGGGAAGGGGCGCCGGCTGCCGAGGAACAGGTGGTCCCACACCCACAGCGAGCGGTAGCCAAGCGACTCCGCCGCGCTCGCGTAGGCGAGGATCCGGCCGGTACTCGGGCGCTTGCTCGCGGGGGTGAAGTTCTCGACCGCCAGGCCGAACTCGACAGGCATGTGGGGAGTCCCCTCAGTAGGGCAGGTTGGCGTTCACGACCGGCGGGCGCCCGCGCTCCGCTCCCGGTTCTTGTCGATCCGGGAGCCCATCCGGCATGCATGCACGACGCCCACGAAACCGGCGACGTTCCGGTGACCACCTTCGCCTCGCCGCAAACACACAGGCAATTTACTGGACACATTCGCCAACGGGAATTGTTCTGGTGATGAGCGCCAGGGTGATGAGCGCCAGGAAGATGGTAGGGCGGCTGCCCGACCGAAGGCACTGGCAAATCTCGCCGAAGCTCGAGCGCGAGGCTTGTTGACTCTTGCCGTGCAAGCCGGTCCTTCGTCGCGTTAGCCTTGACCGTCGCGGCAGCGTTGAAGTGCCGTTCTGCGGCAGCGTTGAAGTGCCGTTCTCTCGTAGCCACGGGCGTGTTATGGTGAAGAATCAACATCATCCCGCCCACTGGGTGTTCCAGATCATCCCCGCCCACTGGGTGTTCCAGCGGGGTGTTCCAGGAATTCGGGAGGCCTCGAGCTGACCGCTCCCAGCGATGCCGGCCAGCCCGCCGGCGAGGAACCCACCCGGGCGGCTTCGGGGGCGCTTCCCCGGGGGCTGTCCATCGGCGAGCTGCTGCGGCTGCCGACGCTGTCGGCCGCGCAGGTCCTCGCGGGCCATACCGGCCTGCACCGGGTCGTGCAGCGCCTGAACGTGATGACGGTGCCCGACATCCTCCCGTGGGTGAAGGAGAACGAGTTCCTGCTGGCGACCGGCTATCCGCTGCCGCGCTCGGCCGCTGAGCTGGCAGAACTGGTGTCGGCGCTGGACGCCTGCGGCCTGGCGGCGCTCGGCGTGAAGCTCGGAAACTACATCGAGGCGCTGCCGCGGGCGATGCTGCAGCGCGCCGACCAGCTCGACTTTCCCATCATCGACATCCCGCGGCACGTCGGCTTCGACGACATCCTCAGCCAGGCGCTCACCGACATCATCAACCGGCAGTCGGCAGTCCTGGCACGCGCCGAGGAGATCCACCGCGTCTTCATGCGGATCGTCCTCGACGGTGGCGGTCTCCCCGAGATCACCGAGAAGCTCTCCCAGCTCATCGAGGGTGCGGTGGTGGTGCTGGCCGACGACGGACGGGTGCTGGCGGAGGCACGGCTGGCGGAGGTCGCTGAGTTGCTGGCCACCGCGGGGCTGCTCGGAGAGGACGGGCGGATCGTCGTCGGCGACGCGATCGTCCCAGAGACCCGCGTGCAGGCCTCTGGGGACGTGCGCTGGGCGCTCGCGCCGGTGCTGGCCGGTTCGATGCGCCACGGCCGCATCCTTGCCGTCGAGGGTGAGCGGCCGCTCCGGCATGACGTGCTGATCGCCCTGGAGCGCGCCTCCACCGTGATTGCGCTGGACGCGGCGAAGAAGCTCGCGGTCACGGCGGTGGAGAGGAAGTTCCAGTCCGATTTTCTCCACGAGCTGCTCAGCGGCAGGGTGCGGAACGTGCGGGAGGTCTTGAACCGCGCGACGTCGCTCGGATGGTGCCTGGACCGGCCACTGGTCGTGATCGTCGCAGAGCTCGAGCGGGCCCCGGGGGACGAACTCTCCGACCTGGAGGAGCAGCGGCTGCGCGCACGGCTCACCGACGGCTGGACCTACGCGGTGCACGACTGTGACCCTGGCGCTGCCGCGGCCGGCTTCGCCACCGAACTCGTCGCCATTGTTGGCGCGCCCGACCACCGCAGTGTTGGCGCACCCGATCACCGCAGTAGTGTTGGCGCACCCGACCACCGCGTTGTTGGCGCGCCCGACCACCGCGACCTGGCCGAGACGGCGGTGTCGCTGTCTCGCTCGATCGCGGCCGGTGTGGCGCGGCGCAGCCGCCGGGTCCTCTCCGTTGGAGTCAGCCGTCCGGTCGCCGCGCCGGTCGAGCTCGCCACCGCCTACGACCAGGCCACCAAGGCGATGCAGATCGGCCGGCGCATCCACGGTCCGGGTACCGTCACCCGCTTCGACAGCCTCGGGGTGTTCCGACTGCTGAGTCTGATCGACGACACCGAGGAGCTGCGCTCGTTCGCGTTCGAGAGCCTCGGGCCGTTGCTGCTCCTCGCCCCGGCCGAGCGCGACGACCTGCTGCGAACCCTCGAGGCGCTGGTGGAATGCAACCTCAACGTGGCCAGGGCGGCACGGCGGCTGTACTTCCACTACAACACGCTCAGGTATCGCATCACGAAGCTGGAGCGGCTGCTCGGCCCCTTCACGACCGACCCGAACCGCTGCCTCCAGATTGCGCTGGCACTCCAGATCCTCCGCATCCGCGAGGTGCTCCAAGACATGCCCCACCAGCTCCGGGCCCCGGACGCGGGACACGCCGACCAGGAACTTGCGGGATGGGCCGGGACGGCTGGGGACGGGCGGACGGTCGCACCGCTGCATTGAGCGCGCATCCCTATGGCACATGGGGGGTGGCTCCCTTGGGGGAAGAGGGGAGCCGTCGCACCGCGTCGCGGACCGCGGGATGACAACCCCGACGGCCGCGGCGCTTGCCGAGTCTGGTCCTGCGGTTATGGCAGCTGGCAGGTGCCGAACTCGTGGGTGATCAGCTCGCCGTCGCGGAAGCGCTCCACCAGATGGACGCTGTCTGCCACCCCGCCTCCGCGGGCGATGATCAGCAGGTTGTGGGTGGCGGTGATCACCTCCGCGCCGGTGTTGTCGTTGGTCACGCCGCCGAACCAGACCGCGCCACGCATCGTGTACGTCGCCCCCTGCTGGTCGACCAGGACGACGTGCTGGGGTGTGTCGGTCAGGGTGAACATCCGGTTCCCGGACTGGGACTGGACCTCTTGGAGCACTTCCTTGATGGTGCCGGACTGGACGGTGTAGGTCGCGTCAGGACGCCGGTGGCGGCCTCGGCGACGACCTCGACGTCGGCGACCGAGGTGAGCAGAGCACGCAGGCCACGGCGGAACACCGGATGGTCGTCGGCGATGAGGACGCTGACCGGGTCCACGCTCACGCCATCCAGATCGGCAGCTGGGCCCGCACACGGGTGCCGCTGGCGGCCACCGACTCGATCGTGCAGGCGCCGCCGAGCTCGGCCGCCCGCTCACGCAGCGAGGTCAGTCCCACGCCGCCCGGTAGTCGGGGACCAGTGTCCCATCGCCTCAGGAACACGACGGGGAGGCCAGCAGCCGATCAGGCAATGCCGCAAGCCACCTCGACATCCTCGACCGGCTCGGCGAGCGGGGCAGGCTTGACTGGTCACGGGCGAGCGTGGACTCCGCCAGCGTGCGCGCCAAACGCGGGGTATCGACCGCAGAACAGGAATGGTCCAAGGTGGTCAGACCAACCCCACCCAGATCGAGCACCCATCGCACGGCGACGTCCGGTCCCTGCCCGAGGGCGCGGGCATGGGACCGGAGTGGGTGGGCGACGGCTAGGGTTGCGTCTCGGAGGCCGATGGGATCCCGGGCTGTGCCGCGGTCGCCTGCTTGTCGACCTGGAACTCATGGACGTGCAGACGCTTGACCTCGAGGTCCTCGATCTTGAGGTGCCGGACGACCGCCCGGCCGACCGCCAGGCGGCCAACCGCCAGGGCGCCGACGGCACCGGCCCCAACCGCCGCCGCCCCGACCGCGGTCGCGCCAACCCGAACCGCTGCAAGCTGCATCGCCGCACGCTGCCGGCGGCGGCGAGGCATCGAGAGGGGACGGGAAGCGCGTCGTAGGGTGTTCATGACAAGGTCCTCCTCTGTTCGACAATCGCGTGGCCTCATCCTCACTGCCCGAACTTGTCGTTGACAATCGCGGCCGAGGCGGCCAGCGACCGCCGTTGGCTGGCCAGGGCGAGGCGAGCCCGCTGATCCAGCGCCCGACCAAGCCGCCCAGGGGCAGGACGAAGCCCATTTCAAGGGTCAGCCGGGTCGCCGCACCGGCCGGCTCCAGCTCGAAGGCGACCTGCAGGTCGCGGAGGGCCAGCACCAGTGTGCTGCTGGCGGCGTAGCCGTCCCCGCGAGACTGACCGCCATCGCCCCTGCCCAGCGGGACGGCCGAGTCGACGCCGGCTTCCGCGCCGGCCGACCTGCTCGCCCTCGTCCTGGGTCTCACCGGAGCCTGGTTCACCGCCTCCGAAGCGCTCCGGACCTACGACTCGAACAACCCCTGGTCGCGGAAGCGGCTGGCCCAGTTCAGAGCAGCTGCCGTCCAGGCCGCCACGCGCATCCTCGCCGGCGCCCCCCCGCCACCCGGCAACGCGGACTGACCGTGCCGCAGATCGCGCGGCGCATGGGCCTGACCCGGCAGAGCGTGCACGCCAACCGTACAGCGCCTGGTCCGCGACGGCCTCCTGGAGCTGGCGCCCAACGCCGACCACCGCCGCTCCCAGCTCGTCCGCCTCACCAAGCCCGGCAGGGCCACCTACTCGGCGATCGACCGGCGGCAGGCGGTGTGGGTGAACCGGCTCGCAAGCGGGATCGACCGCTCCGACCTCGAGACGACCGCACGGGTGCTCGACGAGCTCTGCCGCAGGCTCGAGGCCAACCGCGCCGAGGACACAACCAGCAGCGGAGGAGGAGAAGAATGAACCAGTGGTGGGCCATCCCGATGCTGATCAGCGGCGGCCTGTTCGCCGGCGGGGTGGTCTC
This region of Actinomycetes bacterium genomic DNA includes:
- a CDS encoding PucR family transcriptional regulator ligand-binding domain-containing protein, which gives rise to MPTLSAAQVLAGHTGLHRVVQRLNVMTVPDILPWVKENEFLLATGYPLPRSAAELAELVSALDACGLAALGVKLGNYIEALPRAMLQRADQLDFPIIDIPRHVGFDDILSQALTDIINRQSAVLARAEEIHRVFMRIVLDGGGLPEITEKLSQLIEGAVVVLADDGRVLAEARLAEVAELLATAGLLGEDGRIVVGDAIVPETRVQASGDVRWALAPVLAGSMRHGRILAVEGERPLRHDVLIALERASTVIALDAAKKLAVTAVERKFQSDFLHELLSGRVRNVREVLNRATSLGWCLDRPLVVIVAELERAPGDELSDLEEQRLRARLTDGWTYAVHDCDPGAAAAGFATELVAIVGAPDHRSVGAPDHRSSVGAPDHRVVGAPDHRDLAETAVSLSRSIAAGVARRSRRVLSVGVSRPVAAPVELATAYDQATKAMQIGRRIHGPGTVTRFDSLGVFRLLSLIDDTEELRSFAFESLGPLLLLAPAERDDLLRTLEALVECNLNVARAARRLYFHYNTLRYRITKLERLLGPFTTDPNRCLQIALALQILRIREVLQDMPHQLRAPDAGHADQELAGWAGTAGDGRTVAPLH
- a CDS encoding TIGR03619 family F420-dependent LLM class oxidoreductase — its product is MPVEFGLAVENFTPASKRPSTGRILAYASAAESLGYRSLWVWDHLFLGSRRPFPFLESMSTLAALATRTSTVTLGTGVLVLPLRNPVVLAKVAATVDLLSGGRLSLGVAAGWYEREFQACGIPFRARGRLFERNLEILDRLWREPEVRGVWDDLDLRGVVMLPRPASQPRPQVLIGGYVDRVLRRVATMGDGWLTYFYTTQSFRSAWARIRDHAAEAGRDPDSLTNVAQLPICVSSSFEDADRRIRAFVGAYFDVAEWSESTPDSAIRGTPGQCAEQLAEHVAAGERHIVFVPCDYALEQVERVAAEVLPALQPGRLAERRQAAGVEERT